A window of Hemiscyllium ocellatum isolate sHemOce1 chromosome 35, sHemOce1.pat.X.cur, whole genome shotgun sequence genomic DNA:
TGTGGTTGAGCTCCCTGCCCCCCGGGCGGCGGCTCAGCGCCCGGCAACGGCTCCTTGGTCGCTTTCCGGGCCGCCCGAATGCGGCCACCGGGTCTCCGGACCCCGGTTCCTTTGGCCGCTTTCCTCCGTCCGCCGGCGGTTCTGCCCTTCTTCCGGCCGCCTCGCGGCGGTTTCTTCCTCCGGACCGGGCTCCTCTTCCTGCCGCGGGTGGGGGCGGCCTTCCGCTGCCGACCCCGAGACTTGGGGCTAGCGGCGGCCGCTGCTGCCACCGGGCGGTTCTGACCCTCCTGATGGTGCTGCCGGTTGATTTTAAAGGAACCCGATGCCCCGGCGCCTGCCGTCCGCAGCAGCGAGCCGGCGGACACCAGGCTCCGCACCGCCTGGTTCACCCGCGAATTGATTCGCGGCACGTCGTAACCGGCGGCCGACAGCGCCTTCTTGACGCCGGCCAGCGAGAGGCCGCGGCGGTCCCGGGAAGACCCCACCGCCTCCAGGATGTGCCCGGACATGGTAGGGGCTCCCCCGCCAGCGGCCGCTACCTGCCGCACTTTGGGCGGGCTCCTCCGCCGCCGCCCCTTCCTGCCCCGGGAGGAACCTTCGATCAGGTCGCCCGAAGCCATTCCGGTGGCTACCAACGCCGGGCGTCGCCTTCAGCACCTCCCCCgtccccccacccacctcctccaGTGTCCACCTCTAACACCGCGGGGACCGAAACTGAAGGAACGAGGCGCAGCTCCAGAGCCTTTTCAATGTTCAAGGCGGACGTGAAAGGCGAGTGCTCCGGTTTAGACCCAGCACGTGCTTCCAGGACGGTCGAGGTTGTTGCATTCATCCATTCCTCTCTGTGTTTATAAAATCAAATTGAGGCACAagcttttatatatatatatatattttaaaaatcactccGTTCACTTACAATATCTTTTTACTTACATCTTTAAAGCCCTCATTCCACGATGTGCGCAAATCTAATTTGGTCGAATTGCCAACCCATCTCTGCCCAGGTGCCTCTATgacaagagtaaaaagtgaggtctgcagatgctggagatcagagctgaaaatgtgttgctggttaaagcacagcaggttaggtagcatccaaggaacagaaaattcgacgtttcgggccagagcccttcatcaggaatttttcctgatgaagggctctggcccgaaacgtcgaatttcctgttccttggatgctgcctaacctgctgtgctttaaccagcaacacattttcatctctatgATAAGAACCAAtgctttgtagacctcaatcaggtaacCCCTCTCTTAACACCTGGACTCAgaggtgtgaacaatgaaggccaatgtgctaaacgctttcttaacaacccttccTCCACGCGATTAAAATTTCAAATAATTTCGTACCAGAACCTGTGGATCTCTCTtctgcaacactacccagggctctaccattagttgtataagtcctgcacttgTTTGTTTtcgccaaaatgcaatacctcgcatttattcagacTAAAGTCCATCTGCAACACCACCACCCCCGGCCCccagcccattgatccaattgattaAGATCTTCACTGTCAATGTATCATAATTTTGgcgtcgtctgcaaacttactaaccatcttTCCTAAATTCTCATCTGAATTGTTTACACAAATTTCAATCAATTGTTGATCCAATTCTGAACCCTGTGGAaaaccgctggtcacaggcttccagtctgaaaaacaacccttcaacaccaccctctgtctcttatcATTAAGACAAATTTGTATCCATTTGGCAAGCTGTCTCTGAATCCCATACGATCTGACTTTACTAATTAGACCACCGTGTGGAACCttctcaaaggctttactaaagtctgctgctctgccctcaacaatctttttggttacttcctcaaaaagctcaatcaagtttgtgaacatAATTcccccttcacaaaactatgctgactatccctaatcaatccttgcatctccaaatgcatgcaaatcctaTATTTCAGAATTATTCCAAAAACTTCCCCACCACGGACATCAGACTTATTGATCTGTAGTTCCGAGgattctccttacagcctttcttaaacaatggcacaacattaatcatcttccagtcctccagcacctcactcctgtttatagatgatacaaatatctctattTGCGGCCCCGCAATTTCTtacctaacttcccacaatgtcctgggatgcaCTTGATCAGGTTCCAgaaatttatccatctttatgtttCTAAGACCGCCAGTACTTCCCCTTCtgcaatgtgaactgttttctaaACATCAGTATTTATATCCCTAAGTTCTCCAGCCGGCGCGTTTTTCCTCCACAGTAAAAGCTGACACCAAAATATTCATGTAGCATCTCTCCCCTCTCCTTCAATTCAACACATAGATAAACTTGTTGAACATTAAGGGGCCCTATTatctccctagttgctcttttggTCTTAATATACTTGCAGAATCTTTGTGGATAATCCATAACCTAATCTGCCGAGGACTGaggtagtaacaaagaggattgatgagggcagagcggtagatgtgatctatatggacttcagtaaggtgttcgacaaggttccccgtgggagactgtttagcaaggttagatctcacggattTCAGGGGGAAGTGTATGTTTGTGcctatgtatgtttgtgtgcattTAGCGAATGAATGTTTCTGCATCTATTGGAGTGCATCCGTGACTGTGTAGGTCTGCGCAATTCTTTTCGCGGACGCCGCACCCCAGTTCCGAAAGCTggggcagagagaaaaaaataactcCACAATCTCGGCAGAGAAAGAGGAATCTGGAAACTTTTGTCAGAACCAGTGACAGAATGAAGCAAATGTTtcgaaacctgttggactataacctggtgttgtgcgatttttaactctgtacaccccagtccaacaccggcatctccaaattaacaTTGAGGACGTTTCTCTGCGTGTCAGTGTTCGTTAGTGTCTGTGGAGGTGGTCTGTGCAAATCTCTCCCCAGGACTCAGCGCAACACTGCCCTCTGTGGAGAGAGtagcaatttcctccctctccctcccgttCCGTGCTGCTGTCTCCGCCCATCGGCTCGTCCTCAACCAGGTCCGCGGGAACCACATAAAAACCTGGGATTCGTGTCCctgtctccctgttataggagcGGGGTTTGCAGCGGAGTGGTTCAGAGAGTTTTGGTTCTGTTCCACTTGGGACCAGCGGGATGAGTGGCCGGGGGAAAGGGGGCAAAGGCCTGGGTAAAGGAGGAGCTAAGCGGCACCGGAAGGTGCTTAGGGACAACATCCAGGGCATCACCAAGCCGGCCATCCGGCGCCTGGCCCGGCGGGGCGGCGTCAAGCGGATCTCCGGCCTCATCTACGAGGAGACTCGGGGCGTGCTCAAGGTTTTCCTGGAGAACATCATCAGGGACTCGGTGACCTACACGGAACACGCCAAGCGCCGAACGGTGACCGCCCTGGACGTGGTCTACGCCCTGAAAAGGCAGGGGCGGACCCTGTACGGATTCGGAGGATAGGACCAGGAGGAGGAAAGCGTTTTtgcttattttgttttattataaaCGACCCCCTTTGAAAACACCCCCCGAATGGAATTCCTCTGAACCTCGCCTTTATTTCATTTTACtttaatgaaacaaaacaaaacaaaaacccaAAGGCTCTTTTAAGAGCCAGCTCATTCTGTCCAGGAAGAAGGCTATTACTGAGGAGCTTTTACTTTGCACGGTTTTATTGATAACGTTTAAACTCACCGAGGCATGTGGAATGGGTTCTGTGCCTAAATAAAAGCATAAAGTACACGAGGCGGGAGAAAACTAACTGAATCAGAAgggaatgctggcaaatgggactagttgagCCAAAGGACTTATTTTCGTGTCTGCCGATCATCAAATACCCATCGGCAGTATTTTCATCTTACTTCCACACCTGCTTCATAGCCTTGTACATTATGGcctttcaagtgctcatctaaataccACATAATTGTCTAAGAGTTCAAACCACTCTTACAGGCAATGAgctccagatacccaccaccttATCCACCAATCCCCTTAAACCCCCTGCTCCTTACCTTACATCCAAGGCcccctggttattgacccctcACCTAAAGGGAAATGTTTTCCCTAGCTACCCTACCTGTGGCCCTCCCAGTAAATCCATTCTGTCTCCATCGCTGAGACTCTCCAGCCcagggcagcatcctggtaaatctcccagTGTACCCACTCCAGTAATTCCCTCGAATGCGGGTTCCATATGTGGCCTAACTAACACTGTTAGGTAACTAACTAAGTTCCATCAGAACAGCTAGATCATTCAGTTCCATAATCTCCTTGCTCTAATATTCAGTGCCTTGACAATACTAATGAGCCAATATCACATTGAACGGAGGACCAGTCTTAAAGGGCCGAGTTGCTTACTGCTGTTGCTATCTACTATGTTTCTAAGTATCTTATGTCACTTCTTGTAGTGAAGCCAGTTGCTTCCCTTGAATCTTTGAGAGTAGAAGTGTTGTATTAGCAGAGGTTTTGGCTGCCTGAACCAGGAAGGTGAGCAGGGTCAGCTATTCAGAGAGGAGTTTGAGACAAGCTGGAGAAATCCTCTTGTTCTCACAGACCGATCTTGGAGGTGTTTTCAATGTGGACAGAACCCGGCTGAGGTTTACATTGAGGTAGTGAGCGATCAGGGAGAATCTGATGGCTGTGCAGTGGCTATTTCTTTTAAATATAcagaatccttatagtgtggaaacaggccattcagcccagcaagtccgggggcatcacatacacacacacccatctccATAGCTAACCAACTCGCCCACACACTgcagacaatttcccatggccaatccaccctgacctgcacatccctggacactatgggacaatttcccatggccaatccaccctgacctgcacatccctgggcactatgggacaatttcccatggccaattcaccctaacctgcacatccctgggcactatgggacaatttcccatggccaatccaccctaacctgcacatccctgggcactatgggacaatttcccatggccaatccaccctaacctgcacatccctgggcactatgggacaatttcccatggccaatccaccccaacctgcacatccctgggcactatgggacaatttcccatggccaatccaccctgacctgcacatccctgggcactatgggacaatttcccatggccaattcaccctaacctgcacgtccctgggcactatgggacaatttcccatggccaatccaccctaacctgcacgtccctgggcactatgggacaatttcccatggccaatccaccctaacctgcacatccctgggcactatgggacaatttcccatggccaatccaccccaacctgtacatccctgggcactgtgggacaatttccccacggccaatccaccctaacctgcacatccctgggcactatgggacaatttcccatggccaatccaccctaacctacacatccctgggcactgttgGACAgtttccaatggccaatccaccctaacctgcacatccctgggcactatgggacgatttcccatggccaatccaccctaacctgcacatccctggacactatgggacagtttccaatggccaatccaccctaacctgcacatccctggacactacgggacagtttccaatggccaatccaccctaacctgcacatctttcaactgtgggaggaaaccggagcaaacccacacagacagtcgcccgagactgaaAATCGATCCCAGGTCACTggagctgtgagacagccgtgctaaccactgacccaccgtgctGTTTGGGTCCTGAAATCAAAGGCTGCACTGAGAGTCCTCTCTGTGGAAATTCAACACGCATATATAAGGACTGTGGGAAATAACTACTCACATATAAGAATACAGAAATTAATCAATAAAATGCTGCAGAAATGAAACACTTAAATAAAAGGATTGTGAGAATTAAACATGCAGTGTCAAGCAAgatactccacagatgctgccagaaactGTTATGTTTCTCCAGCCATTACtactttctatctatctatctatttatctaatGCCAGATTGTTTGTGCTGTGTGTGCTTTTATCTCCATCTTTATTCAAGGTAAAATCCCAGATCAGGATCTTGTCTGAatatctccctccccaaaccccagacCGGGATCCTGTCTGAATATCTCCCTCCACAAACCCCAGACCAGGATCCTGTCTGAATATCTCCCTCCTCAAACCCCACACAAGGATCCTGTCTGAatatctccctccccaaaccccagacCAGGATCCTGTCTGAAAatctccctccccaaaccccagatCAGGATCTTGTCTGAATATCTCTCTCCCCAAACCCCAGACCAGGTTCCTCTCTGaatatctccctcccctccccaaaccaGGATCCTTTCTGAATATCTCCGTCCCCAAACCCCAGACGAAAATCTTGTCTGAATATCTCCCTTCCCAAACCGGGATCCTGTCTGAatatctccctccccaaaccGCAGACCAGGATCCTTTCTGAatatctccctccccaaaccccagactaggatcctgtctgaatatctccctccccaaaccccagatcaggatcctgtctgaatatctccctccccaaaccccagatCAGGATCCTGTCTGAATGTCTCCCTCCCAAAACCCCAGACCAGGATCTTGTCTGAATgtctccctccccaaaccccagaccaggatcctgtctgaatatctccctccccaaaccccagatcaggatcctgtctgaatatctccctccccaaaccccagaccaggatcctgtctgaatgtctccctccccaaaccccagacCAGGATCCTGTCTGAATATCTCCGTCCCCAAACCCCAGACGAAAATCTTGTCTGAATATCTCCCTTCCCAAACCGGGATCCTGTCTGAatatctccctccccaaaccGCAGACCAGGATCCTTTCTGAatatctccctccccaaaccccagactaggatcctgtctgaatatctccctccccaaaccccagatcaggatcctgtctgaatatctccctccccaaaccccagaccaggatcctgtctgaatgtctccctccccaaaccccagacCAGGATCTTGTCTGAATgtctccctccccaaaccccagaccaggatcctgtctgaatatctccctccccaaaccccagatcaggatcctgtctgaatatctccctccccaaaccccagaccaggatcctgtctgaatatctccctccccaaaccccagaccaggatcctgtctgaatatctccctccccaaaccccagaccaggatcctgtctgaatatctccctccccaaaccccagaccaggatcctgtctgaatatctccctccccaaaccccagccCAGGATCCTGTCTGAATgtctccctccccaaaccccagacCAGGATCTTGTCTGAATAtcaccctccccaaaccccagacCAGGATCCTGTCTGAATATCTCCCTCCCCAAATCCCAGACCAGGATCCTGTCTGAATAtcaccctccccaaaccccagatcaggatcctgtctgaatatctccctccccaaaccccagatcaggatcctgtctgaatatctccctccccaaaccccagatCAGGATCCTGTCTGAATgtctccctccccaaacccagACCAGGATCTTGTCTGAATgtctccctccccaaaccccagcccaggatcctgtctgaatatctccctccccaaaccccagccCAGGATCCTGTCTGAATgtctccctccccaaaccccagacCAGGATCTTGTCTGAatatctccctccccaaaccccagaccaggatcctgtctgaatatctccctccccaaaccccagaccaggatcctgtctgaatatcaccctccccaaaccccagatcaggatcctgtctgaatatctccctccccaaaccccagatcaggatcctgtctgaatatctccctccccaaaccccagaccaggatcctgtctgaatgtctccctccccaaaccccagacCAGGATCTTGTCTGAatatctccctccccaaaccccagatcaggatcctgtctgaatatctccctccccaaaccccagatcaggatcctgtctgaatatctccctccccaaaccccagaccaggatcctgtctgaatgtctccctccccaaaccccagacCAGGATCTTGTCTGAatatctccctccccaaaccccagatcaggatcctgtctgaatatctccctccccaaaccccagatcaggatcctgtctgaatatctccctccccaaaccccagatcaggatcctgtctgaatatctccctccccaaaccccagaccaggatcctgtctgaatgtctccctccccaaaccccagacCAGGATCTTGTCTGAatatctccctccccaaaccccagaccaggatcctgtctgaatatctccctccccaaaccccagatcaggatcctgtctgaatagctccctccccaaaccccagaccaggatcctgtctgaatatcaccctccccaaaccccagatcaggatcctgtctgaatatctccctccccaaaccccagatcaggatcctgtctgaatatctccctccccaaaccccagaccaggatcctgtctgaatgtctccctccccaaaccccagacCAGGATCTTGTCTGAatatctccctccccaaaccccagaccaggatcctgtctgaatatctccctccccaaaccccagatcaggatcctgtctgaatatctccctccccaaaccccagaccaggatcctgtctgaatgtctccctccccaaaccccagacCAGGATCTTGTCTGAatatctccctccccaaaccccagaccaggatcctgtctgaatatctccctccccaaaccccagatCAGGATTCTGTCTGAATagctccctccccaaaccccagaccaggatcctgtctgaatatctccctccccaaaccccagatcaggatcctgtctgaatatctccctccccaaaccccagaccaggatcctgtctgaatatctccctccccaaaccccagaccaggatcctgtctgaatatctccctccccaaaccccagcccaggatcctgtctgaatatctccctccccaaaccccagccCAGGATCCTGTCTGAATgtctccctccccaaaccccagacCAGGATCTTGTCTGAatatctccctccccaaaccccagacCAGGATCCTGTCTGAATATCTCCCTCCCCAAATCCCAGACCAGGATCCTGTCTGAATAtcaccctccccaaaccccagatcaggatcctgtctgaatatctccctccccaaaccccagatcaggatcctgtctgaatatcaccctccccaaaccccagatcaggatcctgtctgaatatctccctccccaaaccccagatcaggatcctgtctgaatatcaccctccccaaaccccagatcaggatcctgtctgaatatctccctccccaaaccccagatcaggatcctgtctgaatatctccctccccaaaccccagatCAGGATCCTGTCTGAATgtctccctccccaaacccagACCAGGATCTTGTCTGAATgtctccctccccaaaccccagaccaggatcctgtctgaatatctccctccccaaaccccagccCAGGATCCTGTCTGAATgtctccctccccaaaccccagacCAGGATCTTGTCTGAatatctccctccccaaaccccagacCAGGATCCTGTCTGAATATCTCCCTCCCCAAATCCCAGACCAGGATCCTGTCTGAATAtcaccctccccaaaccccagatcaggatcctgtctgaatatctccctccccaaaccccagatcaggatcctgtctgaatatctccctccccaaaccccagatCAGGATCCTGTCTGAATgtctccctccccaaacccagACCAGGATCTTGTCTGAATgtctccctccccaaaccccagatCAGGATCTTGTCTGAatatctccctccccaaaccccagacCAGGATCCTGTCTGAATATCACCCTCCCTAAACCCCAGACCAGGATCCTGTCTGAATAtcaccctccccaaaccccagatCAGGATCCTGTCTGAATgtctccctccccaaaccccagaaCAGGATCCTCTGAatatctccctccccaaaccccagatcaggatcctgtctgaatatctccctccccaaaccccagacCAGGATCTTGTCTGAatatctccctccccaaaccccagacCAGGATCCTGTCTGAATATCTCCCTCCCCAAATCCCAGACCAGGATCCTGTCTGAATAtcaccctccccaaaccccagatcaggatcctgtctgaatatctccctccccaaaccccagatcaggatcctgtctgaatatctccctccccaaaccccagatCAGGATCCTGTCTGAATgtct
This region includes:
- the LOC132832923 gene encoding histone H1-like, which produces MASGDLIEGSSRGRKGRRRRSPPKVRQVAAAGGGAPTMSGHILEAVGSSRDRRGLSLAGVKKALSAAGYDVPRINSRVNQAVRSLVSAGSLLRTAGAGASGSFKINRQHHQEGQNRPVAAAAAASPKSRGRQRKAAPTRGRKRSPVRRKKPPRGGRKKGRTAGGRRKAAKGTGVRRPGGRIRAARKATKEPLPGAEPPPGGQGAQPQSGGGESGSEEAEPGAGERGK
- the LOC132832877 gene encoding histone H4-like, which translates into the protein MSGRGKGGKGLGKGGAKRHRKVLRDNIQGITKPAIRRLARRGGVKRISGLIYEETRGVLKVFLENIIRDSVTYTEHAKRRTVTALDVVYALKRQGRTLYGFGG